A single region of the Nicotiana sylvestris chromosome 6, ASM39365v2, whole genome shotgun sequence genome encodes:
- the LOC138870197 gene encoding uncharacterized protein → MAMTTRSRKGGDETTSNQRRIVDDDVAVQEDETPSNVVQVNEEVRIDIDESVDETQEEVNPSREHMIDMPDSVVPKTKAPMPRNPPPYPQKFAKQNSENQFKMFVDMMKSLSINMMLVEALEQMPGYAKFMKDLVTKKRSMNCETIKITRQVSVIVHSMALKLEDPSTFTIPCTIGSADFAKALCDVGANINLMPYSVFKTLGIGQPQPTYMRLEMADQIMKRPLGIIDDVLVRVEKFILPADFVILNCEVTYEVPIILGRPFLARGKALVDIEAGELTFQVGDENLVFYVCKSMRQPNSNEVCSFVDLVTDVIVNDTSATMNVEDKLEAILLKHNDDKESDGYVECVNTFQGMVSYTYEPRKLSLDLENQKTPPTKPSIKEPPTLELKPLPLHLKYEFLDPSST, encoded by the coding sequence ATGGCCATGACAACGAGAAGTAGAAAAGGTGGAGATGAAaccacctcaaatcaaagaagaattgtggatgatgatgttgcggTACAAGAAGATGAAACACCAAGCAATGTGGTTCAAGTTAatgaagaagtgagaattgatattgatgAAAGTGTGGACGAGACGCAAGAAGaagtgaacccatctagggaacacatgaTTGACATGCCGGATTCGGTAGTGCCAAAGACCAAGGCACCAATGCCAAGGAATCCTCCTCCATATCCTCAAaagtttgcaaagcaaaatagtgagaaccaattcaaaatgtttgttgatatgatgaagagtttgtctaTTAATATGATGTTGGTTGAAGCCTTGGAACAAATGCCGGgatatgcaaagttcatgaaggatctggtgacaaagaaaagatcaatgaattgtgagaccatcaagatTACTCGTCAAGTGAGTGTTATTGTTCACTCAATGGCTCTGAAGTTGGAAGATCCGAGCActttcacaatcccttgcacTATTGGGAGCGCCGATTTTGCCAAAGCATTATGTGATGTCGGGGCaaatatcaacttgatgccctactcggtattcaaaactttgggaattgggcaaccacAACCCACATACATGAGGTTGGAAATGGCGGATCAAATAATGAAGAggccattgggtattattgatgatgtgttggttcgAGTTGAAAAGTTCATCCTCCCAGCAGACTTTGTGATCCTTAATTGTGAAGTAACTTATGAGGTGCCTATCATTCtaggtagacctttccttgctaggGGGAAGGCTCTAGTTGATATAGAAgccggtgagctcactttccaaGTGGGTGATGAAAATTTGGTCTTCTATGTGTGCAAATCGATGAGGCAACCAAATAGTAATGAAGTTTGTTCGTTTGTGGATTTGGTGACCGATGTGATAGTTAATGATACTAGCGCTACAATGAATGTTGAGGACAAATTGGAAGCCATTTTGCTCAAACATAATGATGATAAGGAGAGTGATGGTTATGTGGAGtgtgtgaatacatttcaaggcATGGTGTCCTACACTTATGAACCCCgcaagctatctttggatcttgaaaatcagaagactcctccaacaaagccctcaatcaagGAGCCTCCTACCTTGGAATTAAAGCCATTGCCTCTGCATCTCAAGTATGAATTCCTTGACCCTTCTTCTACTtaa